In bacterium, a genomic segment contains:
- the ahcY gene encoding adenosylhomocysteinase, which yields MDYDITNLGLKEKGRLRAEWAGAQMSVLSMIKEGFLKEKPFSGIKIACCLHVTSETANLCKTLKAGGADVLLCASNPLSTQDDIAAYLVSLGIPVFAKCGEDNKTYYSHINACLDKKPNITMDDGADLVSVIHKERQNLVENIIGGSEETTTGVIRLRSLEKNKLLLYPIIAVNDAQTKHFFDNRYGTGQSTIDGILRATNRLLCGSRFVICGYGWCGRGLSMRARGMGANVIIVETDPLKALEAVMDGYSVMPIMEASKIGDIFITVTGNINVIRKEHFSVMKDNVILANTGHFNVEIDIPALEGLSVEKRKIRDFVDEYTLQDGRKINLLGDGRLINLVSAEGHPSSVMDMSFANQALACEFLVKNKGKLEKRVYDVPLEQDKEIARLKLLSLGVSIDNLTEEQISYLSDWEKGT from the coding sequence ATGGATTATGATATCACCAATCTTGGGTTAAAGGAAAAGGGAAGATTGAGGGCAGAGTGGGCAGGTGCTCAAATGAGCGTTCTTTCTATGATAAAAGAGGGGTTTTTAAAAGAAAAGCCTTTCTCTGGTATAAAGATAGCCTGTTGCCTTCATGTAACATCAGAGACAGCAAATCTATGCAAGACATTAAAGGCTGGTGGTGCTGATGTTTTATTATGCGCCTCAAACCCATTGTCAACCCAGGATGATATTGCCGCATATCTTGTCTCACTTGGAATTCCTGTATTTGCAAAGTGTGGCGAGGACAATAAAACATATTATAGCCATATAAACGCTTGTTTAGACAAAAAACCAAACATTACAATGGATGATGGTGCTGACCTTGTCTCTGTAATCCATAAGGAAAGGCAAAACTTGGTAGAAAATATAATTGGAGGAAGTGAGGAGACAACAACAGGCGTAATAAGGTTAAGAAGCTTAGAGAAGAACAAACTCCTCCTCTATCCCATTATTGCTGTAAATGATGCCCAAACAAAGCACTTTTTTGACAATAGGTATGGAACAGGACAATCAACCATAGATGGCATATTAAGGGCAACCAATAGGTTGCTTTGTGGTAGCAGGTTTGTTATTTGTGGATATGGATGGTGTGGAAGGGGGCTTTCTATGAGGGCAAGGGGAATGGGTGCGAATGTTATTATTGTAGAGACAGACCCCTTAAAGGCATTAGAGGCGGTTATGGATGGATATTCTGTAATGCCAATAATGGAGGCTTCAAAAATTGGCGATATATTCATCACAGTAACCGGGAATATAAATGTCATAAGAAAGGAGCATTTTAGCGTAATGAAGGATAATGTAATCCTTGCCAATACAGGACACTTCAATGTTGAAATTGATATTCCAGCACTTGAGGGACTTTCTGTAGAAAAAAGAAAGATTCGTGATTTTGTTGATGAATATACCCTGCAGGATGGAAGGAAGATAAATTTGCTTGGGGATGGCAGGCTGATAAACCTTGTTTCAGCAGAGGGTCATCCATCCTCGGTTATGGATATGTCATTTGCAAATCAAGCCTTAGCCTGCGAATTTTTAGTAAAGAATAAAGGAAAGCTTGAAAAAAGGGTCTACGATGTTCCCCTTGAGCAGGATAAAGAGATAGCAAGGCTTAAACTTTTATCCCTTGGTGTAAGCATAGACAATTTAACAGAGGAGCAAATAAGCTATCTTTCAGATTGGGAAAAGGGAACATAA
- the pstC gene encoding phosphate ABC transporter permease subunit PstC produces MVDHYSNKELIFKKILFLSGLFIIALLFTIFLTLIVSSFPSIKAFGLGFLSGKIWDPVFSQYGCFPFLLGTLITAGLALFLSFFFSLSISILIGEYLKKGILPFLLKGLIDLLAGIPSVIYGFWGLFFLVPIVQKIEVFLGITPYGVSILTASLVLSIMIIPYSASIGREVISLVPSEIKEAGYSLGATRYEVIRKVILPYAKGGLFAGFLLSLGRALGETMAVTMVIGNSALLPKNIFNPGNTMASVIANEITEATGKLYLSSLIEIGLVLFILTTIVNIMGSYMVGRVKC; encoded by the coding sequence ATGGTAGACCATTACTCAAACAAGGAGCTAATTTTTAAGAAAATTCTCTTCCTTTCAGGCTTGTTTATAATAGCCCTCCTCTTTACTATTTTTTTGACACTTATTGTCTCTTCTTTTCCAAGCATTAAAGCCTTTGGTCTAGGATTTTTATCAGGAAAAATATGGGATCCGGTATTTTCTCAATATGGCTGTTTTCCATTTCTTCTTGGAACGCTCATTACAGCAGGATTGGCACTTTTTCTCTCCTTTTTCTTCTCCCTCTCCATATCTATTCTTATTGGAGAATACCTCAAAAAAGGAATCCTGCCATTTCTTCTTAAGGGTTTAATTGACCTCCTTGCCGGCATTCCCTCTGTAATTTATGGATTTTGGGGGCTCTTCTTTCTTGTTCCAATTGTGCAAAAAATAGAGGTTTTTTTAGGAATAACGCCATATGGTGTTTCTATTCTCACCGCCTCCCTTGTTCTTTCCATTATGATAATTCCATATTCAGCATCCATTGGAAGGGAGGTAATCAGCCTTGTTCCATCTGAGATTAAAGAAGCAGGTTATTCCCTGGGTGCAACAAGGTATGAGGTTATAAGAAAGGTTATTCTGCCCTATGCAAAGGGAGGGCTATTTGCAGGATTTTTGCTCTCTTTGGGAAGGGCATTGGGAGAGACAATGGCGGTTACGATGGTAATTGGGAATTCGGCCCTTTTGCCAAAGAATATTTTTAACCCGGGGAATACTATGGCATCTGTCATTGCAAATGAGATAACCGAGGCAACAGGAAAATTATACCTTTCCTCATTGATTGAGATAGGGCTTGTTCTATTTATATTAACAACAATTGTAAATATTATGGGAAGTTATATGGTAGGAAGGGTAAAATGTTAA
- the pstS gene encoding phosphate ABC transporter substrate-binding protein PstS: protein MKILLLLALLLAACNLRKIELQGAGASFPYPLYSKMFEGYYKEFNVRINYQAIGSGGGIRQLLAKTVDFGASDVFMSDKELKESPDILHIPICMGAVVITYNLPGNPKIKLIPNVIADIFLGKIKKWNDKRIKEINPNVALPNKDIIVIRRSDASGTTFIFTDYLSKISKDWEKNIEKGLMVNWKIGLGGKGNAGVTSLIKQMSGSIGYIELTYAMEQNLPYAIIKNKKGNFIEPDISSVSLAGDIEIPQDTRISIVNTDNPLGYPISGFTWILVYKEQGEEKKGKELAKLIWWMTHKGQEYTKPLHYAPLPTPVIKKAEAIISLISYNGRPLLKQGANF from the coding sequence ATGAAAATATTGCTTCTTCTAGCCCTGCTGCTGGCAGCCTGTAATCTTCGTAAAATAGAGCTACAAGGTGCAGGTGCAAGCTTTCCCTATCCACTTTATTCAAAGATGTTTGAGGGGTATTACAAGGAATTTAATGTAAGGATAAATTATCAGGCAATAGGCTCTGGCGGAGGGATAAGGCAGCTTCTAGCTAAAACCGTTGATTTTGGAGCCTCTGATGTATTTATGAGCGACAAAGAGCTTAAAGAAAGCCCTGATATCCTTCATATTCCGATTTGCATGGGCGCTGTGGTTATAACCTATAATCTACCAGGTAATCCTAAAATTAAGCTTATACCCAATGTCATTGCTGATATATTTTTAGGAAAAATTAAAAAATGGAATGACAAGAGAATTAAAGAGATAAATCCTAATGTAGCTTTGCCAAATAAGGACATAATTGTTATAAGACGCTCTGATGCCTCGGGAACAACATTTATATTTACCGATTACCTTTCAAAGATTAGTAAGGATTGGGAGAAAAATATAGAGAAAGGCTTAATGGTTAATTGGAAAATAGGATTGGGAGGAAAGGGAAATGCAGGGGTTACATCTTTGATTAAACAAATGAGCGGAAGCATTGGATATATTGAGCTTACCTATGCAATGGAGCAAAATTTGCCTTATGCTATTATAAAAAACAAAAAGGGAAATTTTATAGAGCCAGATATTTCTTCTGTCTCTCTGGCAGGAGATATAGAGATTCCACAAGATACAAGAATATCAATAGTGAACACAGATAATCCTCTTGGCTATCCAATATCGGGCTTTACCTGGATTTTGGTTTATAAGGAGCAAGGGGAAGAAAAAAAGGGGAAAGAGCTTGCAAAGCTAATTTGGTGGATGACCCATAAAGGTCAGGAATATACAAAACCCCTTCACTATGCACCCCTTCCAACCCCTGTAATAAAGAAAGCAGAGGCGATAATAAGCTTAATAAGTTATAATGGTAGACCATTACTCAAACAAGGAGCTAATTTTTAA